The nucleotide sequence ATCATCATTCTGAATCATTATTTCAGGTGATTCAAAATACTTATCAAAACTTATAAATGTCGAATCTTTAAAAGTTATTTTTTGGTCAACAATATTTGATGGACTTAAAGATATAGCTCCTTCATTTTTGTCTACTATATCATCTACTGTATAACCTCTAAAACCTATTCTGCCATAAATTCTAGAAACAAATTTTATTTTAGTAACCTCCCAATTGTCAGGAATTTCTCCTATCCATTTGACCCCAGAGTCCGTGTATGAGCTATACCTTTTCATTAAAAAATCACCTTTTTTATTAACCCATCGGTTTGTTCTTCCAATGCTAAAATATCTGCTCTAATCTCTTCTAAAGACCTCAATGGTTTATACTCGTAAAAGTATTTTGTAAAGTTAATTTCGTAGCCAATTTTGGTTTTCTTTTCATCCACCCAAGCATCAGGTACATGAGGCAATACTTCACGTTTCATATAGTTTGCAATATCTTCTTTTAAAGGGATGTTCTCGGTATCTCTTAATTTGCTGTCTGGTTTTGGGTTGCCACTACGGTCTGTAACTATTTTATCATTTTCTTTTAGAGGTCTCTCAACTGTAACTTTTGAGTAACCAAAATCTTCATTATCAAAAATTTTGCAGTATTTACTCTCTCTAAAACTACCATAAAGCTCAGTGATTTCCTTTATATGGTCATCACTTAATTCATTACGTTTATCACCTAAAGACTTACTCATTTTCTTGTAGAAGTCTATTGCGTTAACTAGTTGCACTTTGCCTTTTCGTTCAGCAGTTTTGTGATTGCTAATTATCCAGATATAGGTGCTTATACCAGTATTGTAAAACAATTGATTTGGAAGTGCTATAATAGCTTCTAGTAGGTCGTTTTCTATTACCCATTGACGAATAGAGCTTTCATTCTTTTTACTGCTTGGTGAGCCAGAAAACAATGGAGACCCATTAAAAACAATTGCTAAACGAGAACCACCCTTATCAGGACTTTGCATTTTACTCATAAGGTTCATTAAGAAGAGGAACGAACCATCACTTACAGAAGGTAAACCAGCTCCATAACGTCCTCCATGACCAAGCTCATTATGCTCATCTTTCACCTCTTTTTCAACCTTTTTCCATTTCACCCCAAAAGGAGGATTAGTAATTAAGTAATCGAACTTATGATTAATAAACTGGTCGCCTTTAAGTTTAGTGTCAGTAATACGTTTTAAGCTGTTAGCATGCTTGATATTGGATGGGTTTTGCCCCTTTATAAGCATATCGGATTTACAGATAGCATAAGATTCTGGGTTTAGTTCCTGACCAAACACCTCCAATCGAGCATCAGGATTAAGTTCAGATAAATATTCTTCTGCAACAGACAACATGCCTCCAGTTCCTGCACAACAATCAAAAATGGTCTTTACTATACCTTTTTGGGTGAGAATTTCTCTATCATTCATAAACAAGAGGTTAACCATTAAGCGAATCACCTCTCTAGGTGTAAAGTGTTCTCCTGCTGTTTCATTTGAGATTTCAGCAAATTTTCTGATTAGTTCTTCAAACATATAACCCATTTGCATGCTTGAAATTTTGTTAGGGTGTAAGTCAACTTCTTGGAAACGTTTTAGTACCATAAACAACAAATTAGAATCATCTAGTTTGGTGATTTGGTTATCGAACTCAAATTGCTCAATAATCTCTCTAGCATCTTCAGAAAACCCATTAATGTAGTTTCTCAAGTTGGATGCAATATTATTAGGGTCTGCTATAAGCTTATCAAAGTCAAAAGGACTTTTATTATGAAAGTTGTACCCTGCTTCTTTATTAAGGATGGGGTCAAGATTTTGTATGTTCATAGTCTTAACCTGATTATACTTTTTAAGAACCTTTGCTTTAGAGCTATCTAGAACACAGTCTAAACGTCTTAAAACCGTTAATGGCAAAATGACTTTTCCATAATCACTTTGCTTATAATCACCTCTGAGGAGGTCTGCTATAGACCATATAAAGTTTGCTGACTCTTTTACGTTTGTCATATATTTTCTTAATTATTAAAGGGAGAGAGAATAAGTGATAAATATAGTAAAGATGTAAGGATTTTCTATGAAACAATTGAATTATATTTACGTCAATTTTTTAGAAAACCAGTTATATAATGTTACACAGGAGATTACGTATTGGAGACTTAATTTATGATTTAGATAAAAAGGCAATAGTTTGTTTTAATACCAATGTATTTAAGGAAATTGAGGGCAATATCGATACCCATAATTACGTTAGAATACCCCTCAATTCAAAATGGCTCACAGAGGTGTTTGAATTTGATTCTAAGTACCTTAATATGCAGTACATGACTGTTTATACCTCAAGAATTAATAGCTTTAAAATTCATGAGCAACATTCAGGATTTTCCTTAAGCTGTACTTTTAGGGATAAAATAAAAAACCAATTAGGAGAAGGGATGCATGTGGGCAAACCTAAAGTAACTTATGTGGACGAATTAACGGCTTATCTATCTCTTATGGCTAATCAGGAGTTTTATTTTGAAGATAAACTTGAAGAACTGAATGAATTGTTTTCTGAATATCGTCAAATCTCTTAATCTATTATATAATCAATATTAGACAATTCAAGGGTAGTAATATTTTACTTTGTTAATTCAGTGGCAAAAACCATCGTAGCATCTTTGACACTAGCCTCAAAGTCTTCAAACTCTTTTGATTTGTTATAAGAATCTCCGTAACCGATTTTTGTAAGAAGGTTATTTAAGTCCGTTAAATTTTGAATATTCAGTTTTAATAATT is from Flavobacteriaceae bacterium and encodes:
- a CDS encoding SAM-dependent DNA methyltransferase, with amino-acid sequence MTNVKESANFIWSIADLLRGDYKQSDYGKVILPLTVLRRLDCVLDSSKAKVLKKYNQVKTMNIQNLDPILNKEAGYNFHNKSPFDFDKLIADPNNIASNLRNYINGFSEDAREIIEQFEFDNQITKLDDSNLLFMVLKRFQEVDLHPNKISSMQMGYMFEELIRKFAEISNETAGEHFTPREVIRLMVNLLFMNDREILTQKGIVKTIFDCCAGTGGMLSVAEEYLSELNPDARLEVFGQELNPESYAICKSDMLIKGQNPSNIKHANSLKRITDTKLKGDQFINHKFDYLITNPPFGVKWKKVEKEVKDEHNELGHGGRYGAGLPSVSDGSFLFLMNLMSKMQSPDKGGSRLAIVFNGSPLFSGSPSSKKNESSIRQWVIENDLLEAIIALPNQLFYNTGISTYIWIISNHKTAERKGKVQLVNAIDFYKKMSKSLGDKRNELSDDHIKEITELYGSFRESKYCKIFDNEDFGYSKVTVERPLKENDKIVTDRSGNPKPDSKLRDTENIPLKEDIANYMKREVLPHVPDAWVDEKKTKIGYEINFTKYFYEYKPLRSLEEIRADILALEEQTDGLIKKVIF